The following proteins come from a genomic window of Gimesia chilikensis:
- a CDS encoding DUF1559 domain-containing protein produces MSRQFRSRKGFTLIELLVVIAIIAILIALLLPAVQQAREAARRSDCRNKLKQLGLALHNYNETHTVFPPSSVAKGLCSSGTAAGNTLNGNGLVLLLPFLDQSALYNQLNFSLAFDDYSPGSAPLPGGGATTNADLVNRRMAIFNCPSDPGPQGIPVSSSYMLPGGSNEHRTNYDFIVYRLSYNHCNSWTNRSPTVRTMFEDGSKCRPRDVTDGMSNTAMMAETRQACCGNGANANWGGRGYTQIGLTLGDMIPNRTVRNSSSYPGGSRDFTPWLGDWGTTGSSHVGGLHVLLGDGAVRFMGDNTDRSIRQNLERIADGNVLGEW; encoded by the coding sequence ATGTCGAGACAATTCCGATCCCGTAAAGGATTTACACTGATCGAACTGCTGGTCGTGATCGCCATTATTGCGATTTTGATTGCTTTGCTGTTACCTGCGGTTCAGCAGGCTCGTGAAGCGGCCCGCCGGTCGGACTGCCGGAACAAGCTGAAACAGTTGGGACTGGCACTGCATAACTACAACGAAACTCATACGGTTTTCCCCCCCAGCTCTGTTGCCAAGGGGCTCTGTTCTTCCGGTACCGCTGCCGGCAACACGCTGAATGGTAATGGACTGGTTTTGCTGCTGCCGTTCCTTGATCAGAGTGCCTTGTATAATCAGCTGAACTTCTCGCTCGCGTTTGACGATTACAGCCCCGGTTCAGCGCCCCTGCCCGGCGGCGGTGCGACCACGAATGCTGACCTGGTGAATCGTAGAATGGCGATCTTCAACTGCCCGTCCGATCCGGGTCCCCAGGGTATTCCGGTCTCCAGCAGTTACATGCTGCCCGGCGGTTCGAACGAGCATCGTACGAACTACGACTTCATCGTGTACCGTCTCTCCTATAACCATTGTAATAGCTGGACCAACCGTTCCCCCACCGTGCGGACCATGTTCGAAGATGGCAGCAAGTGCCGTCCCCGCGATGTTACCGACGGGATGTCCAACACAGCCATGATGGCAGAGACCCGTCAGGCCTGTTGTGGTAACGGGGCGAACGCCAACTGGGGTGGTCGCGGTTATACACAGATCGGTCTGACCCTGGGCGACATGATCCCCAACCGCACCGTTCGCAACAGCTCCAGCTATCCGGGCGGATCCCGGGACTTCACTCCCTGGCTGGGTGACTGGGGAACGACCGGCAGTTCTCACGTCGGTGGTCTGCATGTGCTGCTGGGTGATGGTGCTGTTCGCTTCATGGGCGACAATACCGATCGTTCTATCCGGCAAAACCTGGAACGGATCGCCGACGGTAATGTTCTCGGCGAATGGTAA
- a CDS encoding carboxypeptidase-like regulatory domain-containing protein, with protein sequence MLTLNLRPVQTGILLAAAALLLPGCGASSEQPDFVSELVPVTGTVTLDGAPLEGVMVNFMPQEGNAIAYGLTDASGKYSLQPQMSGQAEKESSGALPGEYQVYISKLVLPDGTAVPEGLSDAEAEEKGAKQLLPPKYSSPANSSLKATVEKGQTTVDFDLKK encoded by the coding sequence ATGTTGACTCTCAATTTACGTCCTGTGCAGACAGGAATTCTGTTGGCTGCTGCCGCTCTGCTGCTCCCGGGTTGTGGTGCTTCCAGCGAACAACCCGATTTTGTCTCTGAACTGGTTCCCGTGACAGGGACTGTGACTTTAGATGGTGCCCCTCTGGAGGGTGTGATGGTCAACTTCATGCCGCAGGAGGGAAATGCGATTGCCTACGGTCTGACCGATGCCAGCGGAAAGTATTCGCTGCAGCCGCAGATGTCAGGTCAGGCAGAGAAGGAATCCAGCGGTGCCCTGCCTGGCGAGTACCAGGTTTACATCAGTAAACTGGTTCTCCCTGATGGGACCGCTGTTCCAGAAGGTCTCTCGGACGCGGAAGCCGAAGAAAAGGGAGCCAAACAGCTCCTGCCGCCGAAATACTCGAGCCCGGCCAACAGCAGTCTGAAAGCGACCGTGGAAAAAGGACAGACGACGGTTGATTTTGATTTGAAGAAGTAA
- a CDS encoding FxsA family protein — protein MLFRLFLLFTLIPLAELWLLLWFSSLTSPTVTFGLVVVTGILGAWLARKQGAQAWKKIQVNLVQGQQPTGVVLDGLMILIAGAFLITPGIMTDMLGFALLIPPVRELLKVHIGEWLRKKAMLQVQSHASFHSSHAGFQDFGSTQSTVKEEDIIDVEFVRKESSETD, from the coding sequence GTGCTGTTTCGCCTGTTTCTGTTATTCACGCTGATTCCCCTGGCCGAGCTCTGGCTGTTGCTCTGGTTCAGTTCGCTGACCAGTCCGACCGTCACGTTTGGCCTGGTCGTCGTTACGGGAATACTGGGTGCCTGGCTGGCACGCAAACAGGGTGCGCAGGCCTGGAAGAAGATCCAAGTGAATCTGGTTCAGGGACAGCAGCCGACAGGCGTTGTGCTGGACGGTCTGATGATTCTGATCGCGGGGGCGTTTCTGATCACCCCTGGCATCATGACAGACATGCTCGGATTCGCATTACTCATTCCCCCTGTTCGCGAACTGCTCAAGGTGCATATCGGGGAATGGCTCCGCAAGAAAGCGATGCTACAAGTCCAGAGTCATGCGAGCTTTCATTCGAGCCACGCCGGCTTTCAAGACTTCGGCAGTACACAGAGCACCGTGAAGGAAGAGGATATCATCGACGTCGAGTTCGTTCGTAAAGAATCCTCAGAAACAGATTGA
- a CDS encoding PQQ-binding-like beta-propeller repeat protein, translating into MSASHLRCLFSAACLLALVLITPVRVSAEEPYWNQFRGPNADGTSEATGLPTTWSEKENIVWKTPIHGRAWSSPVVWKDQVWVTTSTKDGKELGVVCVDFNTGKILIDKKIFDVEKPQYIDPSNSHASSTPIIEEGRIYVHYGAYGTACLDTKNGNILWERRDYPCNHWRGAGSSPIIYQNLLILQYDGYDYQYIVALDKETGKEVWKKDRDIEYGTKNGDSKKAFATPRVIEYEGRVQLISPAAKATVSYNPLTGEEYWKFYYPQHSAANRPLFDGEKIYVGTGFPKAHLYVVNPGGKGNVTDSHVKWVEQKGIPSKPSQLLIDGLIYMIDDKGIASCLDAEDSGKLVWKERMDRSSFSASPIYADGKIYAPDREGVTRVFVPGKEYKELAANQLEEGCVASLAVAGKSLILRTEHFLYRIENQSAGKQATR; encoded by the coding sequence ATGTCTGCGTCCCACTTACGATGTCTGTTTTCCGCTGCCTGTCTGCTGGCTCTGGTTCTGATTACCCCGGTTCGTGTCTCGGCTGAGGAACCTTACTGGAACCAGTTCCGGGGCCCTAATGCGGATGGTACATCGGAAGCGACCGGACTCCCCACGACCTGGAGCGAGAAAGAGAATATCGTCTGGAAGACGCCGATTCACGGACGGGCCTGGTCATCTCCCGTGGTCTGGAAAGATCAGGTCTGGGTCACGACTTCAACCAAGGACGGGAAAGAGCTGGGAGTGGTCTGCGTCGATTTCAACACGGGTAAGATTCTGATCGACAAGAAAATCTTCGATGTGGAGAAGCCGCAGTATATTGACCCGAGTAACTCACATGCCTCAAGCACGCCGATCATCGAAGAGGGACGAATCTATGTGCATTACGGTGCGTATGGAACCGCCTGCCTGGATACGAAGAACGGAAATATCCTCTGGGAACGTCGCGATTATCCCTGCAATCACTGGCGGGGTGCGGGGTCGTCACCCATCATTTATCAGAACCTGCTGATCCTGCAGTATGATGGTTACGATTACCAGTACATCGTCGCGCTGGATAAAGAGACCGGCAAAGAGGTGTGGAAAAAAGATCGTGACATCGAATACGGGACCAAGAATGGCGATTCCAAAAAAGCATTCGCCACGCCCCGGGTGATTGAATACGAGGGACGCGTGCAGCTGATCAGCCCAGCAGCGAAAGCAACCGTTTCCTATAACCCGCTGACGGGGGAAGAGTACTGGAAGTTCTATTATCCCCAGCACTCCGCCGCGAATCGTCCTCTCTTCGATGGTGAGAAGATCTACGTCGGCACCGGTTTCCCGAAAGCTCACTTGTACGTGGTCAATCCGGGCGGAAAAGGAAACGTGACTGATTCGCACGTCAAATGGGTCGAACAGAAGGGGATTCCTTCCAAGCCGTCACAACTGCTGATCGATGGTCTGATCTATATGATCGACGATAAAGGCATCGCGTCGTGCCTGGATGCCGAGGACTCCGGCAAGCTGGTCTGGAAAGAACGGATGGATCGCAGTTCGTTTTCAGCCTCTCCCATTTATGCAGATGGGAAGATCTATGCTCCAGACCGTGAAGGAGTCACGCGGGTGTTTGTGCCTGGTAAAGAATACAAGGAACTGGCCGCGAACCAGTTGGAAGAAGGCTGTGTGGCATCGCTGGCAGTCGCAGGCAAGTCGTTGATTCTGCGCACCGAGCATTTCCTGTATCGGATTGAAAATCAGTCTGCGGGAAAACAAGCGACACGTTGA